From the genome of Mesorhizobium japonicum MAFF 303099, one region includes:
- a CDS encoding SH3 domain-containing protein produces the protein MSGFASLRLALSAAFLGALLYSPLAAAQSAAAPAQNAVTLGPSGLPLPRFVSLKSGRVNSRVGPGANYSVDWMYLKAGLPMEVVQEFDTWRRVRDADGSEGWINQSLLSGRRTAIIAPWQRGKGAQINLMKSPDKDARVVAIVEPGVMGTIKSCDGQWCEMTLEGHTGWLAQAAVWGAYPGERVKD, from the coding sequence GTGTCTGGTTTCGCGTCGCTTCGCCTGGCCCTCAGCGCAGCATTTCTCGGCGCTCTCCTCTATTCCCCGCTTGCCGCGGCGCAGAGCGCGGCCGCGCCCGCCCAGAATGCCGTCACGCTCGGGCCGAGCGGCCTGCCGCTACCGCGATTCGTCAGCCTGAAGTCCGGCCGCGTCAATTCGCGCGTCGGCCCCGGCGCCAACTACTCGGTCGACTGGATGTATCTGAAGGCCGGTCTGCCGATGGAGGTCGTCCAGGAATTCGACACATGGCGCCGCGTGCGCGACGCCGATGGCTCCGAGGGCTGGATCAACCAGTCGCTGCTGTCGGGCCGGCGCACGGCGATCATCGCGCCGTGGCAGCGCGGCAAGGGCGCCCAAATCAATCTTATGAAAAGCCCCGACAAGGATGCCCGAGTGGTGGCGATCGTCGAGCCCGGCGTCATGGGCACGATCAAGTCCTGCGACGGCCAGTGGTGCGAAATGACGCTTGAAGGCCACACCGGCTGGCTCGCCCAGGCCGCGGTCTGGGGCGCCTATCCCGGCGAGCGGGTCAAGGACTGA
- a CDS encoding DUF4260 domain-containing protein has product MTGEAKTIGPAGNDLSGQSTLSGMKLLDRITRLEWAVVAAVALVFYAWSGVSWWLFGLLILAPDLSMFGYLGGPRIGAIAYNALHILIVPVLLLLVGYLSGHAVAIAVALIWIAHIAIDRALGYGLKLSTGFQDTHLGRIGRKRDDLSP; this is encoded by the coding sequence ATGACCGGCGAGGCCAAGACAATCGGTCCGGCCGGGAATGATCTGTCAGGCCAGAGTACTCTGTCAGGGATGAAGCTCCTCGACCGGATAACCCGGCTCGAATGGGCTGTCGTGGCGGCCGTTGCGCTCGTCTTCTATGCTTGGTCAGGCGTTTCCTGGTGGCTCTTCGGATTGCTCATCCTGGCGCCGGACCTGTCAATGTTCGGCTACCTCGGCGGGCCGCGCATCGGCGCCATCGCCTACAACGCCTTGCACATCCTCATCGTACCGGTACTGCTGCTGCTCGTCGGGTACCTCTCCGGTCATGCGGTCGCGATCGCGGTCGCACTGATCTGGATCGCCCACATCGCCATCGACCGTGCGCTGGGCTACGGCCTGAAACTGTCAACCGGTTTTCAGGACACTCACCTTGGCCGTATCGGACGCAAACGGGACGACCTCAGTCCTTGA
- the irrA gene encoding iron response transcriptional regulator IrrA, producing MDRGCRKENVAVDKRVREAGLRPTRQRIALADLLFAKGDRHLSAEELHEEALAAGVPVSLATVYNALHQFTQAGLLRILAVEGAKTYFDTNTSDHHHFYIEGENRIFDIANGPVTVTNLPDPPEGMEIANVDIVVRLRPKRQE from the coding sequence ATGGACCGGGGCTGCCGGAAGGAAAATGTCGCTGTGGACAAGCGGGTACGTGAAGCCGGCCTGAGGCCGACGCGGCAGCGCATTGCGCTGGCCGACCTGCTTTTCGCCAAGGGCGATCGCCATCTCTCGGCCGAGGAACTGCACGAGGAGGCGCTGGCCGCCGGCGTGCCGGTGTCGCTGGCCACGGTCTACAACGCGCTCCACCAGTTCACCCAGGCGGGGCTGCTGCGCATCCTCGCCGTCGAGGGCGCCAAGACCTATTTCGACACCAACACCTCCGACCACCATCATTTCTACATCGAAGGCGAAAACCGGATTTTCGACATCGCCAACGGCCCGGTGACAGTCACCAACCTGCCGGATCCGCCCGAGGGCATGGAAATCGCCAATGTCGACATCGTGGTGAGGCTGCGCCCCAAGCGCCAGGAATGA
- the fabI gene encoding enoyl-ACP reductase FabI, translating into MDGLMKGKRGLVMGVANDHSIAWGIAKKLSEHGAELAFTYQGDAFGRRVKPLADKLGASLVVPCDVEDSASVAATFETLGKEWGGLDFVVHAIGFSDKNELKGLYADTSRDNFVRTMVISCYSFTEVARNAAALMTEGGSMITLTYAGSVRVMPNYNVMGVAKAGLEASVRYLANDYGPRGIRVNGISAGPVRTLAGAGISDARHMFSYQQRNSPLRRTVTIDEVGGSALYLLSDLASGVTGEIHYVDSGYHIVSMPTLDELKQTDG; encoded by the coding sequence ATGGACGGATTGATGAAGGGCAAGCGCGGGCTTGTCATGGGTGTCGCCAACGATCATTCGATCGCCTGGGGCATCGCCAAGAAATTGTCCGAACATGGGGCGGAGCTCGCCTTCACCTACCAGGGCGACGCCTTCGGCCGCCGGGTCAAGCCGCTCGCCGACAAGCTCGGCGCCTCGCTGGTCGTTCCCTGCGATGTCGAGGACAGCGCTTCGGTCGCCGCCACATTCGAGACGCTCGGCAAGGAATGGGGCGGACTGGACTTCGTCGTCCACGCCATCGGCTTTTCCGACAAGAATGAGTTGAAGGGCCTCTACGCCGACACCAGCCGAGACAATTTCGTCCGCACCATGGTGATCTCCTGCTATTCCTTCACCGAAGTGGCGCGCAACGCCGCGGCACTGATGACGGAAGGCGGCTCGATGATCACGCTGACCTATGCCGGTTCGGTCCGCGTCATGCCGAACTACAATGTCATGGGCGTAGCCAAGGCCGGCCTCGAGGCCAGCGTGCGCTACCTTGCCAACGACTACGGCCCGCGCGGCATCCGGGTGAACGGCATCTCGGCAGGCCCGGTGCGCACGCTCGCCGGCGCCGGCATTTCGGACGCCCGTCACATGTTCTCCTACCAGCAGCGCAATTCGCCGTTGCGCCGCACGGTGACCATCGACGAGGTCGGCGGCTCCGCGCTTTATTTGCTGTCCGACCTTGCCTCCGGCGTCACCGGCGAAATCCACTATGTCGATTCCGGCTATCACATCGTCTCGATGCCGACGCTCGACGAGTTGAAGCAAACGGATGGCTAA
- the fabA gene encoding 3-hydroxyacyl-[acyl-carrier-protein] dehydratase FabA, with product MAGKSSYDYEELLACARGELFGEGNAQLPYPPMLMFDRITEISETGGAFDKGFIRAEFDIKPDLWFFACHFIGNPIMPGCLGLDALWQLTGFYLGWLGEPGKGMALSTGEVKFKGMVTPSVKKVEYGVDFKRVMRGRLVLGIADGWMKADGEPIYAATDLKVGLSKQSAVA from the coding sequence ATGGCGGGTAAATCCAGCTACGACTACGAAGAATTGCTGGCCTGCGCCCGCGGCGAGCTGTTCGGAGAGGGCAATGCCCAGCTGCCCTACCCGCCGATGCTGATGTTCGACCGTATCACCGAGATCAGCGAGACCGGCGGCGCCTTCGACAAGGGCTTCATCCGTGCGGAGTTCGACATCAAGCCGGACCTGTGGTTCTTCGCCTGCCATTTCATCGGCAATCCGATCATGCCAGGATGCCTCGGTCTGGACGCCTTGTGGCAGTTGACCGGCTTCTACCTTGGCTGGCTCGGCGAACCCGGCAAGGGAATGGCGCTGTCGACCGGTGAGGTCAAGTTCAAGGGCATGGTCACGCCATCGGTCAAGAAGGTCGAGTACGGCGTGGATTTCAAGCGCGTCATGCGCGGCCGATTGGTGCTGGGCATCGCCGATGGCTGGATGAAGGCGGATGGCGAGCCCATATATGCGGCGACGGACCTGAAGGTCGGTCTGTCCAAGCAGTCGGCGGTCGCTTGA
- the fabB gene encoding beta-ketoacyl-ACP synthase I, which yields MRRVVVTGLGIVSSIGNNANEVQTSLHDARSGISFSDSFAEHGFRCQVWGAPTLDPSAMIDRRAMRFLSQGAAWNHVAMDQAIADAGLGESDITNERTGIVMGSGGPSTRTIVEAAETTLKNGSPKRIGPFAVPKAMSSTASATLATWFKIHGVNYSISSACSTSAHCIGNGYELIQWGKQDMVFAGGHEDLDWTMSDLFDAMGAMSSKFNDRASAASRAYDVNRDGFVIAGGAGVLVLEELEHAKARGAKIYAEIVGYGATSDGYDMVAPSGEGAVRCMRQALATVSTPVDYINTHGTSTPVGDSKEMGAIREVFGEKMPFITSTKSLTGHSLGAAGVQESIYSILMMQGGFIGESAHIETLDPEFEGMPIVRKRIDNAKIDTVLSNSFGFGGTNATLVFQRYSA from the coding sequence ATGAGACGTGTCGTAGTCACAGGCCTCGGCATCGTGTCGTCGATCGGCAACAATGCCAACGAGGTGCAGACCTCGCTGCATGACGCCAGATCCGGCATCAGCTTTTCCGATTCCTTCGCCGAGCACGGCTTCCGTTGCCAGGTCTGGGGCGCGCCGACGCTCGACCCCTCCGCCATGATCGACCGCCGCGCGATGCGCTTCCTGAGCCAAGGTGCCGCCTGGAACCACGTCGCCATGGACCAGGCGATCGCCGATGCGGGCCTCGGCGAAAGCGACATCACCAATGAGCGCACCGGCATCGTCATGGGCTCGGGCGGCCCCTCCACCCGCACCATCGTCGAGGCGGCCGAAACCACGCTGAAGAACGGCAGCCCCAAGCGCATCGGCCCCTTCGCGGTACCGAAGGCGATGTCGTCGACCGCGTCGGCAACGCTGGCCACCTGGTTCAAGATCCACGGCGTCAACTATTCGATCTCGTCGGCCTGCTCGACCTCGGCGCATTGCATCGGCAATGGCTACGAGCTGATCCAATGGGGCAAGCAGGACATGGTCTTTGCCGGCGGCCATGAGGATCTCGACTGGACGATGTCGGACCTGTTCGACGCCATGGGCGCCATGTCGTCCAAGTTCAACGACAGGGCCTCGGCTGCTTCCCGCGCCTATGACGTCAATCGCGACGGCTTCGTCATCGCCGGCGGCGCCGGCGTGCTGGTGCTGGAGGAGCTCGAGCATGCCAAGGCGCGCGGCGCCAAGATCTACGCCGAGATCGTCGGCTACGGCGCAACCTCTGACGGCTACGACATGGTGGCCCCCTCCGGCGAAGGCGCGGTCCGCTGCATGCGCCAGGCGCTGGCGACGGTTTCCACGCCGGTCGACTACATCAACACCCATGGCACCTCGACGCCGGTCGGGGATTCCAAGGAAATGGGCGCCATCCGCGAGGTGTTCGGCGAGAAGATGCCGTTCATCACCTCGACGAAATCGCTGACCGGCCATTCGCTGGGCGCGGCCGGCGTTCAGGAGTCGATCTATTCGATCCTGATGATGCAAGGCGGCTTCATCGGCGAAAGCGCCCATATCGAAACCCTCGACCCCGAATTCGAGGGCATGCCGATCGTGCGCAAGCGTATCGACAACGCCAAGATCGACACCGTCCTGTCAAATTCCTTCGGTTTCGGTGGCACCAACGCAACGCTCGTTTTCCAGCGCTATTCCGCATAA